In Alteromonas sp. V450, the following proteins share a genomic window:
- a CDS encoding HAD family hydrolase: MLKNISLYDFGYNFLGPVLSRYVSVVSEKLSQLPENKKVFHLAREGYALEKAFDHVMPNNVPSAYLNVSRVFLFRIMADVDASWPLSVKHGFSGTLAQFLHARFAFSQQEIDTLVSGEQQEKTLVLPDDYNNVCSILKACQHKIRELVKPTRDVYLRYLDTLGFAHHDVTPVVLDVGYSGTIQKLLTLLVEKEVHGIYMITTQTGSVALGGNNAHIDHVFKTDVKMGGGYTLLDRSMFLEALLTAPNGQFVDIIEDGNTNTFHFCYGKKTYTQENFSDLDTVLSGALSCVEHAHNHHIHYSLNDIETLFAAYVTQRNLLPRASWPLFVFDDAISGEGNVNPLSFFGL, translated from the coding sequence ATGCTCAAAAACATATCTTTGTACGATTTTGGCTATAATTTTCTTGGCCCAGTATTATCGCGTTATGTAAGTGTAGTAAGTGAAAAATTGTCACAGCTTCCTGAAAATAAAAAAGTTTTTCATTTGGCTCGTGAAGGTTACGCACTGGAAAAAGCATTCGACCACGTAATGCCAAATAACGTGCCCAGTGCTTATTTGAATGTGTCTCGCGTATTCTTATTTAGAATTATGGCTGATGTAGATGCGTCATGGCCGTTAAGCGTTAAACATGGTTTCAGTGGTACGTTGGCACAGTTTCTTCACGCTCGTTTTGCTTTTTCACAGCAAGAAATCGATACGCTAGTATCTGGTGAACAGCAAGAAAAAACGCTGGTTTTGCCCGATGATTACAACAACGTATGTAGCATATTGAAAGCATGCCAACACAAAATTAGAGAGCTGGTAAAACCAACAAGAGACGTATACCTGCGTTATTTAGATACCTTAGGTTTTGCCCACCACGATGTAACCCCTGTTGTTTTAGATGTTGGCTATTCAGGTACTATTCAAAAACTATTAACGTTGCTGGTTGAAAAAGAGGTTCATGGTATTTACATGATTACGACCCAAACCGGCAGCGTTGCTCTAGGGGGAAATAACGCGCACATCGATCACGTATTTAAAACCGATGTTAAAATGGGGGGCGGTTACACCCTTCTTGATCGTTCGATGTTTTTAGAAGCCCTACTTACTGCACCTAACGGCCAGTTTGTCGATATTATTGAAGACGGCAACACCAATACGTTTCATTTTTGCTATGGAAAGAAAACCTATACCCAGGAAAATTTCTCTGACTTAGATACGGTGCTAAGCGGGGCGTTGTCGTGTGTTGAACATGCTCACAATCACCACATCCACTATTCTTTGAACGACATTGAAACGTTGTTTGCCGCTTATGTAACACAGCGCAACTTACTGCCGCGAGCCAGTTGGCCTCTTTTTGTTTTTGACGATGCAATATCGGGCGAAGGCAATGTTAACCCTTTAAGCTTTTTTGGGCTGTAG
- the gmd gene encoding GDP-mannose 4,6-dehydratase, translated as MKTAVITGITGQDAAYLAELLLDKGYTVYGTYRRTSSVNFWRIEELNIQHHENLHLVEYDLTDLSSSIRLLQTTNADEVYNLAAQSFVGVSFDQPITTAEITGVGAVNLLEAIRIVNPNIKFYQASTSEMFGKVQEIPQRESTPFYPRSPYGVAKLYAHWMVVNYRESYNIFATSGILFNHESPLRGREFVTRKITDSVAKIKLGKLDVLELGNMDAKRDWGFAKDYVEGMWLMLQADKPDTYVLATNRTETVRDFVSMAFKAADIEIQWQGSGEQEVAIEKTTGKTLVRVNPKYYRPAEVDLLIGDAQKAHDELGWKATTTLEALCSMMVEADLKRNESGFSF; from the coding sequence ATGAAAACAGCAGTTATTACTGGTATTACAGGGCAGGATGCAGCCTACCTAGCTGAGTTATTACTTGATAAAGGATATACCGTATACGGTACATACAGAAGAACCAGTTCCGTAAACTTTTGGCGTATTGAAGAGCTGAATATACAGCATCATGAAAACCTTCATTTAGTTGAATACGACCTAACTGATTTATCTTCAAGTATTCGACTACTGCAAACGACAAACGCAGACGAAGTGTACAATCTTGCCGCGCAAAGCTTTGTAGGCGTTTCATTCGATCAGCCTATTACCACTGCAGAAATTACTGGTGTAGGTGCAGTAAACCTTCTAGAAGCAATTCGCATTGTGAACCCCAACATCAAGTTTTATCAAGCTTCTACGTCTGAGATGTTTGGTAAGGTTCAGGAAATACCACAGCGCGAAAGCACGCCTTTTTACCCTAGAAGCCCATATGGGGTAGCGAAACTGTATGCTCATTGGATGGTGGTCAATTACAGAGAGTCGTACAATATTTTTGCAACGAGCGGCATTTTGTTTAACCACGAATCCCCCCTTCGCGGCAGAGAGTTTGTAACCCGAAAAATAACCGACTCGGTAGCTAAAATAAAACTAGGTAAGCTGGATGTATTAGAGCTAGGCAATATGGATGCAAAACGAGACTGGGGCTTTGCTAAAGACTATGTAGAAGGCATGTGGCTAATGTTACAAGCAGACAAACCTGATACGTATGTTTTAGCCACCAACCGCACAGAAACCGTAAGAGATTTTGTGTCGATGGCGTTTAAAGCCGCCGATATTGAAATACAGTGGCAAGGTAGCGGTGAGCAAGAGGTTGCAATTGAAAAGACAACCGGCAAAACGTTGGTTCGTGTAAACCCGAAATACTATCGTCCAGCAGAAGTAGACCTTCTTATTGGTGATGCGCAAAAAGCACACGATGAATTAGGCTGGAAAGCTACCACAACGTTAGAAGCCCTTTGTAGCATGATGGTTGAAGCTGACCTTAAGCGTAACGAATCAGGTTTTTCTTTTTAA
- a CDS encoding ABC transporter permease encodes MNITVFSVQFWSLVWLKVLLNLKSEASKSYLNYIWWVLEPAIFIAVYYVVFGILLNQGSSDFVAFLICGNIPFLWYSRTVGNCSNALSDGAGLMNQINIPKIFFPTVVILQDLVKTMVVFLLMLIVMVIMGFQPTLAWIGLLPVIFTQLIFVSGIAIIFCSLIPFLPDLRFIVSTSSILLMFGSGVFYDPMTILIPEHREIFFLNPLANLIQYYRDVIMHSQLPDLAGFLTSFFISLALLCIAIGLLKKFDQRYPRIVIQ; translated from the coding sequence ATGAACATTACCGTCTTTTCAGTGCAGTTTTGGAGTTTAGTTTGGCTTAAAGTGCTACTAAACTTAAAATCTGAAGCTTCTAAAAGCTATTTAAATTACATTTGGTGGGTTTTGGAGCCTGCCATTTTTATTGCCGTTTACTATGTGGTTTTTGGTATTTTACTCAATCAGGGCTCATCAGACTTTGTCGCGTTTTTGATTTGTGGAAATATACCCTTCCTGTGGTATTCAAGGACGGTGGGGAACTGTTCTAACGCCTTGTCAGACGGCGCTGGCTTAATGAACCAAATTAATATCCCCAAAATTTTTTTTCCAACTGTGGTTATATTACAAGATTTAGTAAAGACAATGGTTGTCTTTCTTCTAATGCTTATAGTAATGGTCATTATGGGCTTTCAACCCACTCTGGCATGGATTGGGCTACTTCCTGTAATTTTCACACAGCTGATATTCGTCTCAGGTATTGCTATTATCTTTTGTTCGCTCATTCCTTTTTTGCCAGATCTTCGCTTTATTGTGAGCACATCATCAATTCTACTTATGTTCGGCTCTGGTGTTTTCTATGATCCCATGACAATTCTTATTCCCGAGCACAGAGAAATTTTCTTTTTGAACCCTTTAGCAAACCTTATTCAATATTACAGAGATGTAATAATGCATAGTCAATTACCTGACTTAGCTGGCTTTTTAACGTCTTTTTTTATTAGCCTTGCTCTTTTATGTATTGCCATTGGTCTTCTCAAAAAGTTCGATCAGCGTTACCCGAGGATTGTAATTCAGTGA
- a CDS encoding ABC transporter ATP-binding protein, with product MNSDISIELRDVCVAFKTRKSFFRHSEKLALRNVSFNVYRGETLGVVGRNGCGKSTLLKVLSGVFSPDSGTIKHHDKQITLQTLSAGFDNELSGRDNALISSMLLGKTKKEATLHLAQVLDFSELGTAFDMPVKTYSAGMKARLGFSVALAIDAQVLLVDEVLGVGDKAFQEKAEQAMINKINSNMTVVFVSHVPKQIESLCTRVVWLEDGFVKDVGETSVVMPKYYASL from the coding sequence GTGAACAGCGACATAAGTATCGAATTACGTGATGTGTGCGTAGCTTTCAAAACAAGAAAAAGCTTTTTTAGACACTCGGAAAAGCTTGCATTACGCAATGTTTCTTTTAACGTTTACCGAGGTGAAACCCTTGGCGTTGTCGGCAGAAACGGTTGTGGTAAATCTACTTTGCTAAAAGTACTAAGCGGAGTGTTTTCTCCAGATTCAGGCACTATCAAACACCATGACAAGCAAATTACTTTGCAAACGTTGTCTGCTGGTTTCGACAACGAGTTAAGTGGCCGAGACAACGCTTTAATATCATCAATGCTGTTGGGCAAGACAAAAAAAGAAGCAACATTGCACCTAGCACAAGTGCTCGACTTTTCTGAACTTGGAACTGCTTTCGATATGCCGGTTAAAACTTATAGTGCGGGTATGAAAGCAAGGTTAGGCTTTTCTGTTGCACTTGCGATAGATGCGCAGGTGCTTCTTGTTGACGAAGTGCTAGGGGTTGGTGACAAAGCATTTCAAGAGAAAGCTGAACAAGCAATGATAAATAAAATAAATTCCAACATGACTGTTGTTTTTGTGTCCCATGTACCAAAGCAAATTGAAAGTTTATGCACTAGAGTAGTTTGGCTTGAAGACGGATTTGTGAAAGACGTAGGAGAGACCAGTGTTGTGATGCCAAAATATTACGCCTCTCTCTAA
- a CDS encoding FkbM family methyltransferase, with protein MIISYAQNLEDIILNRIFKDVENGFYVDVGACDPLYDSVTKLFYDKGWKGINIEPVPEAKKLFDLHRPRDINLNCAVGQTNCTLPLVIPESAAESTLNSNYQGQLKSHYHQSKEVSVPVTTLTDIWRKHVKNQHVDFLKIDVEGFEKEVLLGCDFNIVTPDILIIEATIPNTPVLCSHEWDYILRSNYKFIYFDGLNNFYVRVNSSLEINGVTPPNPFDNFIHYKEQKAAEDIATLTAQINTLERSQHEASIALSDAYQTIERKNAELKQLQRLVSSNVSSFKETEFDKSMANNTCIFTIVSNNYLHYANTLFESLREHCPDAKLTLGLCDKRSPDIDYGDIDIIELDALPIKHLDRFIYQYNILELNTAIKPYVIEVLMERGFDNVIYFDPDIKIYSSLDPMLSLLNVHNVLLTPHLTAPLEDEKLPSEQSILQAGSYNLGYIGLSVTPESKRLVKWWQGKLYKDCVVDLPNGLFVDQKWMDMAPSLFDGVHICKDAGWNVAYWNLAHRNIEKKSDGQFYVNDSPLMFFHYSGYSIEAKTLSKHQNRYLKTSKGAELVELCDIYNNALKRNGIDRYKSVPFAFSKFCDGVNVPPFATTIIREDSFFEQIDFWNVDSVQNVHKYFNSPVFSHATATSVKKITKLFYAIWNNRADLKNAFPDIEGKDTLRFLDWLNHSAKTELQLDDIYCTALASSPSNDITNTMENADGFFSPVFRYLWSKRELLPLSLRLKLGKGVADWAFNVAYSGLPADTSQPTLEKGVNLVGYLNAESGIGEAARSSLRGLKKANIPFTLTDYRVGNVSRMNEILDINESQSTQRNVNLIHVNADQMHVVYESLGSSLFEQRYNVGYWYWEMPELPSQFDDAFNFVDEVWVATEYVKTAISQRTNKPVTLIPPNVNVDSNVTGKRAQFNIKEDSFAFFHMSDVLSMPERKNPLGVIQAFKTAFGEEPTKNVQLILKISNTSRQPEIAETIKKAIEDDPRIKLIEGYLTREEINALISCVDAYVSLHRAEGFGLPIAEAMGYGKVAIATNWSGNVDFMNSENALPVDYELITLNEDIGPYEKGQKWAEPCIDDAANKMKRIAEDKVLATKLGKKAEQTIKSAYSPTSSGNAMSKRLVQLQKI; from the coding sequence ATGATTATAAGCTATGCACAAAATTTAGAAGACATTATTTTAAATAGAATATTTAAAGATGTTGAGAATGGCTTTTACGTAGATGTGGGTGCCTGTGATCCGCTTTATGATTCAGTTACAAAGCTTTTTTACGATAAAGGTTGGAAAGGTATTAATATTGAACCTGTGCCTGAAGCCAAGAAGCTTTTTGATCTGCACAGACCTCGCGACATTAATTTGAATTGCGCTGTAGGACAAACTAATTGCACCCTTCCCCTAGTCATACCTGAGAGTGCTGCCGAAAGTACGCTGAACAGCAATTATCAAGGTCAACTGAAGTCTCATTATCACCAGTCAAAAGAAGTGAGTGTGCCTGTTACCACACTTACAGATATCTGGCGCAAACACGTTAAAAATCAACATGTTGACTTCTTGAAAATTGACGTGGAAGGGTTTGAAAAAGAAGTCTTATTAGGTTGCGACTTCAATATCGTTACACCAGATATCTTAATTATCGAAGCAACCATTCCTAACACCCCCGTTTTATGTTCTCATGAATGGGACTACATACTGCGTAGTAACTATAAATTCATCTATTTTGACGGGTTAAATAATTTTTATGTAAGAGTGAATTCAAGCCTTGAAATAAACGGTGTTACTCCACCAAACCCGTTCGATAATTTTATTCACTATAAAGAGCAAAAAGCGGCTGAGGACATAGCCACTTTAACTGCACAGATAAACACATTGGAGCGCAGCCAGCATGAAGCATCAATAGCGCTGAGTGATGCTTACCAAACAATAGAACGAAAAAACGCAGAGCTAAAACAATTACAGCGCTTAGTATCTTCTAACGTCTCATCATTTAAAGAAACTGAATTCGACAAATCTATGGCAAACAATACTTGTATATTCACAATTGTATCTAATAACTATCTTCACTACGCGAACACATTATTTGAGAGTTTAAGAGAACATTGTCCAGATGCAAAACTTACTTTGGGGCTATGCGATAAGCGCTCTCCTGATATTGACTACGGCGATATCGATATAATCGAACTAGACGCATTGCCTATCAAACACCTTGACCGTTTTATTTATCAATACAACATTCTTGAGTTAAACACCGCCATCAAACCTTATGTTATCGAGGTATTAATGGAAAGAGGGTTTGATAACGTTATTTACTTCGACCCAGATATAAAGATTTATTCTTCACTGGATCCAATGCTTTCGTTATTAAATGTTCACAATGTGCTGCTCACTCCGCATCTCACAGCACCTCTTGAAGATGAAAAGCTGCCCAGTGAACAATCTATATTACAAGCGGGTAGCTACAATTTAGGGTACATTGGCCTGAGCGTCACGCCTGAATCAAAACGATTAGTTAAATGGTGGCAGGGCAAATTATATAAAGACTGTGTGGTAGATTTGCCAAACGGCTTGTTTGTAGATCAAAAATGGATGGATATGGCGCCTTCTCTTTTCGACGGTGTACATATTTGCAAAGACGCGGGCTGGAATGTTGCTTATTGGAACTTGGCGCACCGAAACATAGAAAAAAAGAGTGATGGTCAGTTTTACGTGAATGATTCACCGCTAATGTTCTTTCACTATTCAGGATATTCTATTGAAGCGAAGACGCTTAGCAAGCACCAAAATCGATATTTAAAAACGAGTAAAGGCGCTGAACTGGTGGAGCTATGTGATATTTATAATAACGCGCTTAAGCGCAATGGCATTGATAGATATAAATCGGTTCCGTTTGCCTTTTCAAAATTTTGCGATGGCGTTAACGTACCGCCTTTTGCTACCACAATAATTAGAGAAGATAGTTTCTTCGAGCAAATAGATTTTTGGAATGTAGACAGTGTGCAAAATGTGCACAAATATTTTAACTCACCTGTTTTTTCACACGCTACTGCGACTTCAGTTAAAAAAATTACCAAACTCTTTTACGCAATCTGGAATAACCGAGCTGATCTTAAAAATGCGTTTCCTGATATCGAAGGAAAAGACACCTTACGCTTTTTAGATTGGTTAAATCATTCTGCAAAAACAGAGCTTCAGCTGGATGATATTTACTGCACTGCCCTAGCTTCTTCGCCCTCTAACGACATAACAAATACGATGGAAAACGCCGACGGCTTTTTTAGTCCAGTTTTTAGATATCTTTGGTCGAAAAGAGAATTGTTGCCCTTAAGCCTGCGACTGAAACTTGGCAAAGGTGTAGCTGACTGGGCATTCAACGTTGCGTATAGCGGTCTTCCTGCTGATACGTCACAGCCGACGTTAGAAAAGGGTGTTAACTTAGTGGGTTACCTTAATGCAGAAAGTGGTATTGGTGAGGCGGCCCGCTCTTCGTTGCGCGGCTTAAAAAAAGCCAACATTCCCTTTACGCTTACCGATTATCGTGTTGGCAACGTCTCTCGTATGAACGAAATACTAGATATCAACGAAAGCCAAAGCACACAACGAAATGTTAACCTTATTCATGTAAACGCAGACCAAATGCATGTTGTATATGAAAGCCTTGGAAGCTCGCTTTTTGAACAACGTTATAATGTCGGATATTGGTATTGGGAAATGCCTGAATTACCGAGCCAGTTTGACGATGCTTTTAACTTTGTGGATGAGGTATGGGTTGCGACAGAATATGTTAAAACAGCAATAAGCCAACGAACAAATAAACCTGTTACGCTTATTCCACCAAATGTAAATGTCGACTCTAATGTTACAGGAAAACGTGCACAATTTAATATCAAGGAAGACAGTTTTGCTTTTTTCCATATGTCTGATGTGCTAAGTATGCCTGAGAGAAAAAACCCGCTTGGTGTGATTCAGGCTTTCAAAACTGCATTTGGTGAAGAACCGACAAAAAATGTTCAACTTATTCTAAAGATATCGAATACATCACGACAACCTGAAATAGCTGAAACCATTAAAAAAGCCATCGAGGATGATCCCCGAATAAAACTTATAGAGGGCTACTTAACGCGGGAGGAAATCAACGCTCTAATTTCATGTGTAGATGCTTATGTTAGTTTACACAGAGCCGAAGGTTTTGGGCTTCCTATTGCAGAAGCGATGGGGTATGGAAAAGTTGCTATAGCGACTAACTGGTCGGGTAATGTTGATTTCATGAATAGTGAAAATGCGTTACCTGTAGACTATGAGCTCATCACGCTTAACGAAGATATAGGTCCGTATGAAAAAGGGCAGAAATGGGCAGAGCCATGTATTGACGACGCAGCTAATAAAATGAAACGAATAGCTGAGGACAAGGTGCTGGCAACAAAGCTAGGCAAAAAAGCAGAGCAAACAATTAAGTCAGCATATTCCCCGACGTCTTCTGGCAATGCGATGTCCAAGCGTCTAGTACAATTGCAAAAAATATGA
- a CDS encoding glycosyltransferase family 2 protein, producing MTTVTDNKLAIIIPAMNESGSIASVLSDITEHFKCTVIVVDDASTDNTAQIARGLGACVLSHAINLGAWRATQTGIRYALKKGYERVITCDADGQHPAHSLVTLLENAPLENHCTIGACTSRGSLGRHIAWRLFKRLSGVNVRDITSGLRLYTHPAMQVLASYQATMFEYQDVGVLLMLKHLKMRCSEVSVCMKQREDGISRIFHSWLAVFKYLLYTFILSMTKLGPQAVDKYHKQLTAGAELD from the coding sequence ATGACTACTGTAACTGATAACAAACTTGCCATCATAATACCGGCCATGAACGAAAGTGGTTCGATAGCAAGTGTGCTTAGCGATATAACCGAGCATTTTAAGTGCACGGTTATTGTTGTTGACGATGCCAGTACAGATAACACCGCTCAAATAGCGCGGGGGCTAGGTGCTTGTGTATTGTCACATGCTATTAATTTGGGGGCATGGCGAGCAACGCAAACGGGCATACGCTATGCCCTAAAAAAAGGTTACGAGCGTGTTATTACCTGTGACGCAGATGGGCAACACCCCGCACATTCTTTGGTTACTTTGCTTGAAAATGCACCGTTGGAAAATCATTGCACCATTGGGGCATGTACGTCTCGCGGTAGTTTAGGGCGTCACATTGCTTGGCGCTTGTTCAAGCGGCTTTCAGGGGTGAACGTGAGGGATATTACGTCAGGTTTACGGCTTTATACTCATCCTGCAATGCAAGTTTTAGCATCGTATCAAGCAACCATGTTTGAATACCAAGACGTGGGTGTATTACTTATGCTGAAACACTTAAAAATGCGTTGTAGTGAAGTCAGTGTCTGCATGAAGCAACGGGAAGATGGAATATCACGCATTTTTCATTCTTGGTTAGCGGTGTTTAAGTATTTACTTTACACCTTTATTTTAAGTATGACTAAGTTAGGGCCACAAGCAGTGGATAAATACCATAAACAATTAACGGCAGGAGCTGAACTTGACTAG
- a CDS encoding DUF2304 domain-containing protein: protein MTSAHLIAAFIGAVLSLTIVFLTRRDHISPLVAARWFALALLVLFVGFFPGIVDVIGGYLGIGYPPIIPVLVALGAAMVKILLMDIERQRLNTKLDRLVQRMAILESTIEQSNIVQGNFSAVNTDKKVK, encoded by the coding sequence TTGACTAGTGCGCATCTTATAGCGGCATTTATTGGCGCGGTGTTAAGCCTAACCATTGTGTTTTTAACACGACGAGATCACATTTCTCCGCTGGTGGCAGCACGTTGGTTTGCCTTGGCTCTGCTGGTTCTATTCGTTGGTTTTTTTCCAGGCATAGTTGATGTAATTGGCGGGTATTTAGGTATAGGTTACCCTCCTATAATTCCTGTTCTTGTAGCTTTAGGTGCCGCAATGGTCAAGATTTTGCTTATGGATATTGAGCGCCAACGACTAAATACAAAGTTAGATCGTTTAGTTCAGCGCATGGCAATACTAGAAAGTACCATTGAACAGAGCAATATTGTACAAGGCAATTTCTCTGCGGTTAATACGGATAAAAAAGTTAAATAG
- a CDS encoding glycosyltransferase produces MHIGKYFAPFKGGIENMMLALIDAQVKAGLAVSVFVHQHEKGMPFVKEQRKGALIYRTPIVAKLLFVPIALMAFWHLRTAIKETNPNVLHAHLPNVTCFLLLFMKTAKHTPLILHWHSDVIGEKPHWAIKCLYPFYQFFERALLKRASRIIVTSENYLGSSAPLSAFKHKCVVIPLGLIDAENQHQADCNTSMPSTINALCIGRLTYYKGHEYLLNAMAALPNIPLQLNIVGDGELRDKLQKQAMQAGLTHRVRFLGQVDDATLNELISHCAFLVLSSIERTEAFGLVLLEAMRAAKPCICTDVPGSGMSNVVIHNKTGLVVKHADVSALANALNELTNDRPLCERLGENGRRRFLSEFTVHRVEEATRRLYEAVANASQ; encoded by the coding sequence ATGCACATAGGGAAATATTTCGCCCCGTTTAAGGGAGGAATAGAAAATATGATGCTGGCATTGATTGATGCTCAAGTGAAAGCAGGTTTAGCGGTTTCAGTATTTGTCCATCAGCACGAAAAAGGCATGCCATTTGTAAAGGAGCAGCGTAAAGGTGCACTTATCTACCGTACGCCAATTGTTGCTAAACTGCTGTTTGTACCTATTGCCTTAATGGCATTTTGGCATTTGCGAACCGCCATAAAAGAAACTAACCCTAACGTTTTGCATGCGCATTTACCCAACGTAACGTGCTTTCTTTTATTGTTTATGAAAACCGCGAAACACACCCCGTTAATTCTTCATTGGCACAGTGATGTGATAGGCGAAAAACCGCATTGGGCCATTAAATGTTTGTATCCTTTTTACCAATTTTTCGAGCGAGCGCTACTGAAGCGCGCCAGCAGAATAATTGTCACCTCTGAAAACTATTTGGGCAGCAGCGCGCCGTTATCAGCGTTTAAGCACAAGTGTGTGGTTATTCCGTTAGGTTTAATTGATGCGGAAAACCAGCACCAGGCAGACTGCAATACATCAATGCCGTCTACAATAAACGCGTTGTGTATAGGCAGGTTAACTTATTATAAAGGGCATGAGTATTTGTTAAACGCCATGGCAGCCTTACCCAATATACCCTTACAGTTGAATATAGTAGGCGATGGTGAATTGCGCGATAAACTGCAAAAGCAAGCTATGCAGGCCGGGTTAACCCATCGCGTTCGTTTTCTTGGGCAAGTAGACGACGCAACGCTTAACGAGCTAATTTCCCATTGTGCATTTCTGGTGCTTTCCTCTATTGAGCGAACAGAAGCATTTGGACTAGTTCTTTTAGAGGCCATGAGAGCGGCTAAGCCTTGCATTTGTACTGATGTACCAGGGTCGGGCATGAGTAACGTGGTAATACACAATAAAACAGGGCTAGTGGTCAAGCATGCCGATGTTAGCGCGTTAGCTAATGCGCTTAATGAGTTAACCAACGATAGGCCGCTGTGCGAAAGGTTGGGTGAAAATGGAAGGCGGCGTTTCTTAAGCGAATTTACCGTACATCGTGTGGAAGAAGCCACGCGCAGACTTTACGAGGCAGTTGCCAATGCGTCGCAATAG
- a CDS encoding mannose-1-phosphate guanylyltransferase/mannose-6-phosphate isomerase, whose product MTSKVYPVILSGGSGTRLWPLSRKHYPKQFLKLTSNNTMVQETALRVTQFEKPIAVCNESHRFIIAEQLREVGQDAEAIIIEPIARNTAPAIALAAFSAIEKDKEAVLIVLPADHVIEDEAQFNTAIEQAIDSAKSGALVTFGIIPTKPETGYGYIHAQSKTDISEVLRFVEKPNETIAKEYVDSGDYFWNSGMFVFRADSYLNELKLYHENVYKSALKAFENSIKDLDFVRVAKEDFEQCADISIDYAVMENTKKALVLPISVGWSDVGSFSSLWEVLDKDDDGNVSLGDVRNIDSKNCLVQSENQFVATIGVEDLVVIGTKDSILVTKKDRVQDVKEVVNYLKNTDRTEHLLHREVRRPWGKYDSVDSGDRYQVKRITVKPGMSLSKQMHHHRAEHWIVVSGSALVEVNNEETLLSENQSIYIPLGATHRLSNPGRIDLELIEVQSGSYLGEDDIVRFEDVFGRC is encoded by the coding sequence ATGACGTCGAAGGTTTATCCGGTTATTTTGTCTGGCGGTTCTGGTACAAGACTATGGCCTTTATCAAGAAAGCATTACCCGAAGCAGTTTTTAAAACTCACCAGCAACAATACAATGGTGCAAGAAACTGCTCTTCGCGTTACGCAATTTGAAAAGCCTATTGCCGTTTGCAACGAGTCGCATCGCTTTATTATTGCCGAACAGCTTCGCGAAGTTGGTCAAGATGCAGAGGCTATAATTATTGAGCCAATTGCACGAAACACCGCCCCAGCTATTGCTTTAGCGGCATTTTCTGCCATTGAAAAAGACAAAGAAGCCGTACTGATAGTATTACCAGCTGACCACGTTATTGAAGACGAAGCGCAGTTTAACACCGCTATTGAACAGGCAATAGATTCTGCAAAAAGCGGAGCCTTGGTAACCTTTGGCATTATTCCAACGAAACCCGAAACGGGGTATGGATATATTCATGCTCAATCTAAAACCGATATTTCTGAAGTACTGAGGTTTGTTGAAAAGCCCAATGAAACCATAGCAAAAGAATACGTAGACAGTGGCGACTATTTCTGGAATAGCGGTATGTTTGTGTTTAGAGCTGACAGCTACTTGAATGAACTAAAGCTTTATCATGAAAATGTTTACAAAAGCGCGCTAAAGGCATTTGAAAACAGCATTAAAGATTTAGATTTTGTAAGAGTTGCAAAAGAAGATTTTGAGCAATGCGCCGATATCTCGATCGACTACGCCGTAATGGAAAACACCAAAAAAGCACTCGTGCTACCCATTTCTGTAGGTTGGAGTGACGTTGGATCTTTTTCTTCATTGTGGGAAGTGCTAGATAAAGATGATGACGGCAATGTTTCACTAGGTGATGTAAGAAATATCGACTCGAAAAACTGTCTAGTTCAGTCTGAAAATCAATTTGTTGCCACTATTGGTGTTGAAGATTTAGTGGTTATTGGTACGAAAGACTCTATTCTAGTCACTAAAAAAGACCGCGTGCAGGATGTAAAGGAAGTAGTGAACTACCTGAAGAATACAGATCGCACAGAGCACCTTTTACACAGAGAAGTAAGACGCCCTTGGGGAAAATATGACTCTGTTGATAGCGGTGACAGGTATCAAGTAAAACGAATTACAGTGAAACCTGGCATGTCACTAAGCAAGCAAATGCACCATCATCGTGCAGAGCATTGGATTGTCGTGTCTGGTAGTGCGTTAGTGGAGGTAAACAATGAAGAAACGTTGTTATCGGAAAACCAATCTATCTATATTCCACTAGGTGCAACACACCGTTTGAGCAACCCCGGCCGAATAGACTTAGAACTGATTGAAGTACAAAGCGGTAGTTATTTGGGTGAAGATGACATAGTGCGATTTGAAGATGTTTTTGGCCGCTGCTAG